A stretch of the Theileria equi strain WA chromosome 1, complete sequence genome encodes the following:
- a CDS encoding hypothetical protein (encoded by transcript BEWA_030030A), with protein sequence MSGDVLYLELKQKCGTNYRCNCKTQPKTIETIRVPNSPTKGFTKCTHRISGGKSFNLKDVKYDSVTNKPSGPIPGVIEVTVYYDSDSKPYIIELHKESKNKEYYVNTKPSNEDYSNDIWTQDYTISTYKDLINILEELSCKFANSVVLDTFKDKSRSNCKSRKVGLKGTFFGADQDFYEFKQHSQHGKSFKVPYLKYNDRELPITFTSKGIQEITSIYWKHNFGRPLVIKVVDEDGDTEYYFNSDGGTWEKKDAKDVKELKNTVVEHNCRRNKVTIIDLSRKNEEYCCTKDCENKRIKVIKSSDAYKGFSIYEHSSKDGFPFNIDKIVSKNEKQKGIKYPIRDVYTVTVYYATPCESEPIFMDIKYAYDELLDNKWYKRITKNGWDDKLSIPDTYAEINEELRNNFKTVATLLTSDCSPNSLPRDGAIPRKEPEPKTFSSPEKVFEDLKIQAISSEFPIPKGPKEQDAEDRQLKGLQSPKKLNELRGNPKTTSITPDKLAPIVKKVLEENIKAKGATPSQLAFLKAVSPGVTIDIKENTDGTDYSKTYNYGGLGDKDVKLTKKEDPPGSGFFKFTHKPQSGVGSFKVEKVNFGKDGKSSPPNQLQFDKGDNIKHLVVWYWGQDSSLNTPLLVEVKKDDGTFIYSANKGPSWQPFNIRPPLIPTIQLQDEPLEKVLDDLNCSLNQAVTMDISYDKNGPYCCDNGHNKVQVSSENITISSKSLVGGGKKFIDYHTHSITNNGAQLAKIKCYERSNHDPRKRISFLGLPFPIQDPISITVFYCQNKPVLIYLPNKSPGKQWFKKPDNSSINSYDEQWKEVNELTGLTPDSANRNCNNWNQVKNILNKFGCNTGTCSNNPGSQFSNSHTGVNFQAQVPPPPEVTIDLSQNQKADENPAEYKYNGKEIKVKRSNEPRGSDFFKYIHILETGGPGFTLKEIQGDDGNPTNGIPMNISVLSVSAYYWQHKTDSALLVEIKIDDGNTKYYRNNRNGKWTLHSIEDSKKGLTKEELDLLNCEINDAVIIDVGKRSNYDACNERDNRPNYKHTNDKILAFKDVDSSKNLLSYQVYTHKLRTIGIFTQRFHITAFKDSHRGNLSGLPTPILDVKEVKVYMCGDRPLLVYIDSKDTEISVRKWYKYESEMKWTWAVYLSSHTPKSSGAYNDVLKVLDGLNSICAPPSVTIDIEKKKGRYRDPNSSRRVMIWIEKTECLSKKGGSPSHYTRYDHQVVGREDSYFTLSGLVYGGSGITLKGGDTPMENVTSVSVYYWHHLPNGRPLLLKIEQAKHKSYPSGPKTVTWYKNTGIDDGNLNWGPTSVDTANIETKLDHQNCKLNNAVVIDVSIRDKTYDACDRKDLDTHSETKMTVSEDASNPSLGGYKVYIHKLKDGSHGQKFHVVGFKNDSSSITLPGIGPTTDRPILDVSEVRVYFCQQEPKKPLLIYYHISNGGSPEHHLYKNTSKGTESNFGEWENAGLLNTDGPEKHKEILDVLNTLDSKCRVATQGTTSKLTEILTIPASIAGYFFAGTAGSAATFFGGWKLYNRYKGDPWVRQI encoded by the coding sequence atgagtggaGATGTCTTATATCTTGAGCTGAAGCAAAAATGTGGTACTAATTATAGGTGTAACTGCAAAACACAACCTAAGACTATCGAAACTATTCGAGTGCCTAATAGTCCCACAAAAGGATTTACTAAGTGTACTCACAGGATTTCAGGGGGAAAATCATTTAATTTAAAGGACGTAAAGTATGATAGTGTTACTAACAAACCAAGTGGACCAATACCAGGAGTCATTGAAGTAACGGTATACTATGATAGTGATTCAAAACCTTACATTATTGAGCTCCATAAGGAATCCAAAAACAAAGAATACTATGTCAATACTAAACCCTCAAACGAAGATTATAGTAACGATATTTGGACTCAAGATTATACCATTTCCACTTACAAAGATCTCATAAATATACTAGAAGAACTGAGCTGTAAATTTGCCAACTCCGTAGTGCTGGATACCTTCAAGGATAAATCTAGAAGTAATTGTAAATCTAGAAAGGTTGGATTAAAGGGTACCTTTTTTGGAGCTGACCAGGATTTCTATGAGTTCAAACAACATTCTCAACATGGAAAATCTTTCAAGGTACCTTACTTGAAATATAATGATAGGGAGCTTCCCATAACTTTTACTAGCAAAGGAATCCAAGAGATAACAAGTATCTACTGGAAACATAATTTCGGAAGACCTCTTGTTATAAAGGTAGTTGATGAGGATGGAGACACAGAATACTATTTTAACAGTGACGGAGGAACTTGGGAAAAGAAGGATGCAAAAGATGTTAAAGAACTCAAGAACACAGTGGTTGAACATAACTGTAGACGCAACAAAGTCACAATCATTGATCTTTCCAGAAAAAATGAGGAATACTGCTGTACTAAAGATTGTGAGAATAAGAGAATAAAGGTTATAAAATCATCAGATGCATATAAAGGGTTTTCCATATACGAACACTCCTCAAAGGATGGGTTCCCATTCAATATAGACAAGATAGTAAGTAAGAATGAGAAGCAAAAGGGTATTAAATATCCTATTAGAGATGTTTATACTGTTACAGTTTATTATGCCACACCTTGTGAAAGTGAACCAATTTTTATGGATATTAAATATGCATATGATGAACTTTTGGATAATAAGTGGTACAAGCGTATCACTAAAAATGGCTGGGATGATAAACTAAGCATTCCAGATACATATGCTGAGATTAACGAGGAACTGCGAAATAATTTTAAGACAGTAGCTACCTTGCTAACAAGTGACTGTAGTCCTAACAGCCTTCCTAGAGATGGTGCTATTCCTAGAAAAGAACCAGAACCTAAAACGTTTTCTTCCCCAGAAAAGGTGTTTGAAGATCTAAAGATACAAGCTATAAGTAGTGAATTTCCTATTCCAAAAGGACCTAAGGAGCAGGATGCTGAAGACAGGCAACTTAAAGGATTACAGTCTCCTAAGAAACTAAATGAACTGCGGGGAAATCCCAAAACAACTTCTATAACTCCTGATAAACTAGCTCCAATAGTAAAGAAAGTTCTAGAGGAAAATATAAAGGCTAAAGGAGCTACTCCTTCCCAACTTGCATTTTTGAAAGCCGTTTCACCTGGTGTCACCATAGACATAAAGGAGAACACTGATGGAACGGACTATTCTAAGACCTATAACTATGGAGGACTCGGTGATAAAGATGTTAAGCTGACCAAGAAAGAAGATCCTCCTGGTTCTGGCTTCTTTAAATTCACACATAAACCACAAAGTGGAGTAGGATCTTTCAAGgttgaaaaggtaaattTTGGAAAGGATGGTAAGAGTTCCCCACCTAATCAGTTACAATTTGACAAAGGTGATAATATTAAACATCTTGTAGTATGGTATTGGGGTCAAGATAGTAGTTTAAACACTCCTCTTTTGGTAGAAgtgaagaaggatgatGGAACTTTTATTTATAGCGCGAATAAAGGTCCTAGTTGGCAACCATTTAATATAAGACCCCCTCTAATTCCCACTATTCAACTCCAAGACGAACCCCTTGAGAAGGTCTTAGATGACCTCAACTGTTCACTCAACCAAGCTGTTACCATGGATATTTCTTATGATAAAAACGGGCCATATTGTTGTGATAATGGTCATAATAAGGTTCAAGTTAGTTCTGAAAATATCACAATAAGTTCTAAGTCTCTGGTAGGAGGTGGtaaaaaatttatagaCTACCATACTCACTCCATTACCAATAATGGAGCTCaacttgcaaagattaAATGCTATGAACGTAGCAATCATGATCCAAGGAAAAGAATATCATTTCTAGGATTACCTTTCCCCATCCAAGATCCGATTAGTATTACTGTCTTCTATTGCCAAAATAAACCAGTACTCATTTATTTACCAAATAAAAGTCCGGGAAAACAGTGGTTTAAAAAACCTGATAATAGTAGTATTAATAGTTATGATGAACAGTGGAAAGAAGTAAATGAGCTCACAGGTCTAACACCTGATAGTGCTAATAGAAACTGTAACAATTGGAACCAAGTTAAGAATATACTAAATAAGTTTGGATGTAACACTGGAACGTGCTCCAATAATCCTGGATCTCAATTTTCTAATAGTCACACAGGAGTGAACTTTCAGGCTCAAGTACCACCTCCACCAGAAGTAACCATAGATCTCTCACAAAACCAAAAGGCAGATGAAAATCCCGCTGAATATAAATACAATGGTAAGGAGATTAAAGTCAAAAGATCTAATGAGCCACGTGGATCTGACTTCTTCAAGTACATACATATTCTTGAGACTGGAGGACCGGGATTCACGCTAAAGGAAATCCAGGGTGATGATGGCAATCCTACTAATGGGATTCCTATGAATATTAGTGTCTTATCAGTTTCTGCCTATTACTGGCAGCATAAGACAGATAGTGCTCTCTTGGTAGAGATTAAAATTGATGATGGTAATACAAAATACTATAGAAACAACCgaaatggtaaatggacACTTCATAGTATTGAAGACTCTAAAAAAGGACTTACTAAAGAGGAGTTAGACTTGCTCAATTGTGAGATTAATGACGCAGTTATAATTGATGTTGGAAAACGGAGTAATTATGATGCTTGTAATGAACGAGATAATAGACCAAATTATAAGCATACTAACGACAAGATCCTTGCCTTCAAAGATGTTGattcatcaaaaaatttACTGAGCTACCAAGTCTACACTCACAAACTGAGGACTATTGGTATATTTACACAACGATTCCACATAACAGCTTTTAAAGATTCTCATAGAGGGAATCTAAGTGGATTACCCACACCAATCCTAGATGTAAAAGAGGTTAAGGTTTACATGTGTGGTGATAGACCCTTATTGGTCTACATAGATTCTAAAGACACTGAGATTTCTGTCAGAAAGTGGTATAAATATGAATCTGAGATGAAGTGGACGTGGGCGGTATATCTATCGTCGCATACTCCAAAGTCTTCCGGTGCCTATAACGACGTTCTTAAAGTACTAGACGGATTGAATAGTATATGCGCACCTCCTTCTGTAACCATTGATATTGAAAAAAAGAAAGGTCGATATAGAGATCCTAATTCCTCTAGGAGAGTAATGATATGGATTGAAAAGACCGAATGCCTAAGCAAAAAAGGAGGCTCTCCATCACATTATACTAGGTACGATCACCAAGTTGTTGGCAGAGAAGATAGTTATTTTACACTTTCTGGGCTTGTATATGGAGGTAGTGGCATTACTCTGAAAGGAGGAGATACTCCTATGGAGAATGTCACTTCAGTCTCTGTCTACTATTGGCATCATCTTCCTAATGGGAGGCCTTTACTCTTAAAGATTGAGCAAGCTAAACATAAGAGTTATCCGTCTGGACCAAAGACTGTTACTTGGTACAAAAATACTGGTATAGATGATGGAAACTTGAATTGGGGGCCTACCTCTGTAGATACAGCTAATATTGAGACTAAGCTTGACCACCAAAACTGCAAACTCAACAATGCAGTGGTAATAGATGTTAGTATTAGGGATAAGACTTATGATGCCTGTGATAGGAAGGATTTGGACACTCATAGTGAGACTAAAATGACAGTTTCTGAAGATGCTTCTAACCCTAGTCTTGGAGGGTACAAGGTTTATATCCACAAGCTCAAAGATGGTTCACATGGACAGAAGTTTCATGTGGTTGGATTCAAGAATGATTCCAGTTCAATAACACTACCCGGAATTGGGCCAACTACTGACAGACCCATTCTTGATGTGAGCGAAGTGAGAGTCTACTTTTGCCAGCAAGAACCTAAAAAGCCATTACTAATATACTACCATATCTCTAATGGAGGATCACCTGAACATCACTTGTACAAAAACACTAGTAAAGGTACTGAAAGTAATTTTGGTGAATGGGAAAATGCAGGGTTACTTAACACTGATGGACCAGAAAAGCACAAAGAAATCCTCGATGTACTCAATACCCTTGATAGCAAATGTAGAGTTGCTACTCAAGGTACTACTTCTAAACTTACTGAAATTCTTACTATTCCTGCTAGTATAGCTGGATACTTTTTTGCTGGAACTGCAGGATCCGCTGCAacattctttggaggatggaaactttataaccgctataaaggagacccttgggttagacagatttaa
- a CDS encoding hypothetical protein (encoded by transcript BEWA_030040A), with protein MFFNPFTPSRRWIRHWAKKKHIESTHYSIKDPESSLYRQVVPGDILANRKRLPNKKTSPREYRLGQTASGTYRLLQPYPPNVNVTLPPFPNNVAGIRDDPNKMGHVKFIQKYKGIEYITIKRMLPYPRGKQAYTFDVERVTKKRS; from the coding sequence ATGTTTTTTAACCCTTTCACGCCGAGTCGTCGTTGGATAAGGCACTGGGCCAAAAAGAAACACATTGAAAGTACTCACTACTCGATAAAAGACCCGGAATCTTCTCTTTACAGGCAGGTCGTTCCCGGCGACATTTTGGCCAACAGAAAGCGCCTGCCAAACAAGAAGACGTCGCCCAGGGAGTACAGACTTGGCCAAACTGCGTCTGGAACCTACCGATTGCTCCAGCCTTATCCCCCAAATGTCAACGTAACTCTTCCGCCCTTCCCAAACAACGTGGCGGGGATTAGAGACGACCCAAACAAGATGGGACACGTCAAGTTTATCCAAAAGTACAAGGGGATCGAGTATATAACAATCAAGAGGATGCTGCCATACCCAAGAGGAAAACAGgcctacacatttgacGTTGAGAGAGTCACGAAGAAGAGAAGCTAG
- a CDS encoding hypothetical protein (encoded by transcript BEWA_030050A), giving the protein MKRVAVRIANKLAENLGLVKSASLALKIHEDTLSFAHSLCSKKYKRLDTQCKLIKSVQEGLPSVQNVCILSLKVLQGKIKLAELQKNTINVLEVSFASLYSECNGNA; this is encoded by the coding sequence ATGAAGAGAGTGGCTGTAAGAATAGCTAATAAACTTGCCGAAAATCTTGGACTGGTCAAGTCGGCCAGTTTGGCCCTCAAGATTCACGAGGACACACTATCATTTGCGCACTCGTTATGCTCAAAGAAATACAAGAGATTGGATACACAATGCAAGTTGATAAAAAGTGTCCAGGAGGGTCTTCCAAGCGTGCAAAATGTATGCATTTTGTCTTTGAAGGTGTTACAAGGAAAGATAAAGCTTGCAGAGCTGCAGAAGAACACAATCAACGTTCTTGAGGTGAGTTTTGCATCTTTATATTCCGAGTGTAATGGGAATGCATGA
- a CDS encoding hypothetical protein (encoded by transcript BEWA_030060A), with amino-acid sequence MSVGELQLDINGKCSGECKCTKKYGEFYAERKAIPDVTNFTKYIHKLRNPNGRIFTLDRTLKNGGQIGVTGLSDTKIQNVTEVYVYYWDGAPTNPILLRVIHNNRGKPEYYGKLVNSNTWGSDQVDGLNEQQALDHQNCQHNLAIPIELTQPENLQQFHLGNSKSTCLKSASIIKSKQPDIPAGANGIYVRVGYKIDSGKRISRLTYKGQPTVIPPYKEYGPTLNIYSWKNDKEKPEKALLVEVVTTDTDKAVYYKNTGDDQWSPSINRNSKFRLSDEELEQKLDELICEHHRAVTIDLTKSYSDQYVSDGNYCCGEHKGRGKISVAKKDITVNDNKMTEYFKHTINTGPRLAAIKYYNEDDESGSIYSNRRRIRSSNFLFPMDGVKAVYAFYCQKNNPLLIYIEDGHQNGVTGWYQKDGDGTNGNEEWVKVTEFGSITPSNFGDLQCDQWTQLKESLREAGGCADLQDCHKADNLLQSELRYGEQESKQDEQPQEEENDLEDEEDAGPQVPTGNNGAEGTTTEELPPEHKPLIGELTTATIVGYVAAGTVTPTGLTGFAYWIYQRFNGSEPWVRQI; translated from the coding sequence atgagtgtTGGAGAGTTACAGCTAGATATAAACGGAAAGTGTAGCGGAGAATGTAAATGCACTAAGAAGTATGGAGAATTTTACGCAGAAAGGAAGGCCATCCCTGATGTCACTAACTTTACCaaatatattcataaaCTTCGGAATCccaatggaagaatatttaCTCTAGATAGAACATTAAAAAATGGCGGTCAGATAGGGGTAACAGGGTTATCAGACACTAAGATTCAAAATGTTACGGAGGTTTACGTATACTACTGGGATGGAGCTCCTACTAACCCAATACTCCTCCGAGTTATACATAATAATCGTGGAAAACCTGAGTACTATGGCAAACTTGTGAACAGCAATACTTGGGGCTCTGACCAAGTGGATGGTCTGAATGAACAACAGGCGTTAGATCATCAAAATTGCCAACACAACCTAGCCATTCCCATTGAATTGACTCAACCAGAAAACCTCCAACAATTCCATCTTGGTAACTCAAAGTCTACATGTTTAAAGAGCGCATCTATAATAAAATCCAAACAACCTGATATTCCAGCTGGAGCTAATGGAATATACGTCCGAGTAGGATATAAAATAGACAGTGGTAAAAGAATATCTAGACTTACTTATAAGGGTCAACCTACTGTTATTCCTCCGTATAAAGAATATGGGCCTACCTTGAATATTTAttcctggaagaatgataagGAGAAGCCTGAGAAGGCTCTCCTAGTTGAAGTAGTCACAACTGACACAGATAAAGCTGTCTATTATAAAAATACCGGTGATGATCAATGGAGTCCTTCAATTAATAGAAATTCCAAATTCCGGCTCTCTGATGAGGAACTCGAGCAGAAACTTGACGAACTCATCTGTGAACATCACCGAGCGGTTACCATTGATCTTACCAAAAGTTACTCTGATCAATATGTCAGTGATGGAAACTACTGTTGTGGCGAACATAAAGGTAGAGGTAAAATTTCTGTTGCCAAAAAGGATATCACTGTAAATGACAATAAAATGACTGAGTACTTCAAACATACCATTAATACTGGTCCTAGGCTTGCAGCTATTAAGTACTACAATGAGGACGATGAATCTGGTTCTATTTATAGTAACAGAAGACGTATAAGGTCCTCAAACTTCCTCTTTCCTATGGATGGTGTAAAGGCTGTTTATGCTTTCTACTGTCAAAAGAATAACCCATTATTAATATACATTGAAGATGGACATCAAAATGGTGTTACCGGATGGTACCAGAAAGATGGTGATGGTACtaatggaaatgaagagtggGTAAAAGTTACTGAGTTTGGTAGTATAACACCTAGTAATTTTGGAGATCTTCAATGTGATCAGTGGACTCAGCTCAAAGAATCACTAAGAGAGGCTGGTGGTTGTGCTGACTTGCAAGATTGTCATAAGGCTGATAATCTATTACAATCAGAACTACGTTATGGAGAACAAGAGTCTAAGCAAGATGAACAACCAcaggaggaagaaaacGACCTagaggatgaggaagatgCCGGACCTCAAGTACCTACTGGTAATAATGGTGCTGAAGgtactactactgaagaacTTCCTCCTGAACA